In the genome of Halapricum salinum, one region contains:
- a CDS encoding ABC transporter ATP-binding protein has product MSESLAIEAENLEVVYGDGTEAVGGVSLSVPRGEFFGFLGPNGAGKTTTIKTLATLLKPTSGRIRVNGYDALEQPRKVRESIGYMAQETSVDPELTARENLRFACESYGVRKGERAERIEELLELVDLADVATKEAKEFSGGMKKRLDAATALVHRPPLVFLDEPTTGLDPKARNRLWDYFRRINDRGTTIFLTTQYLEEADQLCERLGVILDGEIVAEGSPADLKQEVGGEILNVRLEDGPEARQRAVTVAQSAGIFPGTPSVEETDDGISVTTPTARQHGTDLLVALRDEGLTVTGFDVRAPTLDDVFLAITGEHLDDEVAEPEPASPPAADGGESQ; this is encoded by the coding sequence ATGTCAGAATCACTCGCGATCGAGGCCGAGAACCTGGAGGTGGTGTACGGCGACGGGACCGAGGCGGTGGGCGGCGTCTCGCTGTCGGTGCCGCGTGGGGAGTTCTTCGGCTTTCTCGGCCCGAACGGGGCGGGCAAGACGACGACGATCAAGACGCTGGCGACGCTGCTCAAGCCGACCTCGGGAAGGATTCGAGTCAACGGCTACGACGCGCTCGAACAGCCGCGGAAGGTCAGAGAGTCGATCGGTTACATGGCTCAGGAGACCAGCGTCGATCCCGAACTCACGGCCCGGGAGAACCTCCGCTTTGCCTGTGAATCCTACGGCGTCCGAAAGGGCGAGCGCGCCGAGCGGATCGAGGAACTGCTGGAGCTGGTCGATCTGGCAGACGTCGCGACCAAGGAAGCCAAGGAGTTCTCCGGCGGGATGAAAAAGCGCCTGGACGCCGCGACGGCGCTGGTCCATCGACCACCACTCGTCTTCCTGGACGAGCCGACGACCGGCCTCGACCCCAAAGCCCGAAACCGGTTGTGGGACTATTTCCGACGAATCAACGACCGCGGGACGACGATCTTTCTCACCACGCAGTACCTCGAAGAGGCCGACCAGCTGTGCGAGCGGCTGGGGGTCATCCTCGACGGCGAGATCGTCGCGGAGGGCTCGCCCGCCGATCTCAAACAGGAGGTCGGCGGCGAAATCTTGAACGTTCGGCTCGAAGATGGTCCGGAAGCACGCCAGCGTGCCGTGACCGTCGCCCAGAGCGCCGGGATCTTTCCCGGAACGCCGAGCGTCGAGGAGACCGACGACGGGATCTCGGTGACGACCCCGACCGCACGCCAGCACGGGACCGACCTGCTGGTGGCCCTGCGCGACGAGGGGCTGACGGTGACGGGCTTCGACGTCCGTGCGCCGACGCTGGACGACGTCTTCCTGGCTATCACCGGCGAGCATCTCGACGACGAGGTGGCCGAACCCGAGCCAGCCAGCCCGCCCGCGGCAGACGGAGGTGAGTCACAGTGA
- a CDS encoding ABC transporter permease codes for MSTDTAEQSARSGGNTFFGDVWVNFVRWNIKAVRNRFVLVGSLVQPVIFLVLFTQVFGNVAGQSLPPGIPNYETYLLPAIVIQVSLATGATSGIGLVNDIESGMFEKVLVSPMNRAAVFVGKTAAEMVRIVLQIAIILGLGVLLGAEIATGIVGVVGIMLVGILFSLWFVAFSNTLALLTKDQESTIIGANLLQFPLLFVSSAFLPISTLPGWIQTVAKFNPITYGVDAARAIMLDADVMEVWDITAFGGIWNTLVPSIGVLVALALLLGGIAVSMINRASSADVR; via the coding sequence GTGAGCACCGACACGGCCGAGCAGAGCGCCCGGTCGGGAGGAAACACCTTCTTCGGGGACGTCTGGGTGAACTTCGTCCGCTGGAACATCAAGGCCGTGCGCAACCGCTTCGTCCTCGTGGGGTCGCTCGTCCAGCCGGTGATCTTCCTCGTCCTGTTCACGCAGGTGTTCGGCAACGTCGCCGGCCAGTCGCTACCGCCGGGGATCCCCAACTACGAGACCTATCTCCTGCCGGCGATCGTCATTCAGGTGTCGCTGGCGACGGGCGCGACCTCCGGGATCGGGCTGGTCAACGACATCGAGAGCGGGATGTTCGAGAAGGTGCTGGTGAGTCCGATGAATCGCGCTGCCGTCTTCGTCGGCAAGACTGCAGCCGAGATGGTCCGGATCGTCCTCCAGATCGCGATCATCCTCGGACTGGGCGTGCTGCTCGGTGCGGAGATCGCCACCGGGATCGTCGGTGTCGTCGGGATCATGCTCGTGGGCATCCTCTTCTCGCTGTGGTTCGTCGCCTTCTCGAACACGCTCGCACTGCTGACGAAAGACCAGGAGTCGACGATCATCGGCGCGAACCTCCTGCAGTTCCCGCTCTTGTTCGTCTCCAGTGCCTTCCTCCCCATCTCGACGCTGCCGGGCTGGATTCAGACGGTCGCGAAGTTCAACCCGATCACCTACGGTGTCGACGCCGCCCGGGCGATCATGCTCGACGCCGACGTCATGGAGGTCTGGGATATTACCGCCTTCGGTGGAATCTGGAACACGCTCGTCCCCTCGATCGGCGTGCTGGTCGCGCTTGCCCTCCTGCTGGGCGGTATTGCCGTCTCCATGATCAATCGCGCGTCCAGCGCCGACGTTCGGTGA
- a CDS encoding NAD(P)-dependent oxidoreductase produces MNLTVFGASGRTGVPLVEQVLAAGHTVTAFVRAQSKLPVEHENLTVVEGDVYTGEGVREAVAGADAVLSVLGQTDSGPDDLLTVAGEHVMDAMEAAGVERYVTLVGAGIRMEGESRSLFGTVIGTMLKMTY; encoded by the coding sequence ATGAATCTCACAGTGTTCGGTGCGAGCGGTCGGACGGGCGTGCCGCTGGTCGAGCAGGTCCTGGCAGCGGGCCACACGGTCACGGCGTTCGTCAGGGCGCAGTCGAAACTCCCAGTCGAGCACGAGAATCTGACGGTGGTCGAGGGCGACGTCTACACCGGGGAGGGCGTCCGCGAGGCGGTCGCGGGGGCCGACGCCGTCCTGAGCGTTCTCGGGCAGACCGACAGCGGGCCGGACGACCTGCTGACGGTCGCTGGCGAGCACGTCATGGACGCGATGGAAGCCGCGGGCGTCGAGCGCTACGTCACGCTGGTCGGGGCGGGCATCCGGATGGAAGGCGAGTCCCGATCGCTGTTCGGCACGGTGATTGGGACGATGCTGAAGATGACCTACTGA
- a CDS encoding DoxX family protein: MSSRKLESEIFGRGVEFAYSERWIGYSLLSLRLIMGWVFLYAGLSKVIDPEWSVRGYLNYAISPENPLRDFLGYDVWSIMANDWYWLLTPLNQVGLTLVGIALLLGIFVRLGAFGGALMMTFYWLASFPLTDAFVIDFHLVYVLLLFAVGAFGAGRILGLDAYLEELEIVEKYPQLRLLLG, from the coding sequence ATGAGTTCCAGAAAACTCGAATCAGAGATCTTCGGCCGTGGCGTCGAATTCGCATACTCCGAGAGGTGGATCGGTTACTCGCTGCTCAGCCTCCGGCTGATCATGGGCTGGGTGTTCCTCTACGCCGGACTGTCGAAAGTCATCGATCCCGAGTGGAGCGTCAGAGGCTACCTGAACTACGCGATCAGTCCGGAGAACCCCCTCCGAGACTTCCTCGGCTACGACGTCTGGAGCATCATGGCCAACGACTGGTACTGGCTGCTGACGCCGCTGAACCAGGTCGGATTGACGCTGGTCGGGATCGCGCTCCTCCTCGGGATATTCGTCCGATTGGGTGCATTCGGTGGCGCGCTCATGATGACCTTCTACTGGCTCGCGTCGTTCCCGCTCACGGACGCGTTCGTCATCGACTTCCACCTCGTGTACGTCCTGCTGCTGTTCGCGGTCGGCGCGTTCGGGGCCGGACGTATCCTCGGACTTGACGCGTATCTCGAAGAGTTGGAAATCGTCGAAAAGTATCCGCAACTCAGGTTGTTGTTGGGCTGA
- a CDS encoding NUDIX hydrolase — protein MSDDLAWDLLDSQTAYTCPGFDIINETVQLPDGTETDFDYLTESESVVILPFTTDGEVVVIEEWREPVKRVNFGLPAGGLESEDGDTAAAVERELIEETGYEAGAIEHLTTVEPANGLSDMVFHYFVAEDCTATAEQNLDHNESIGVTTADFEDLVAAIREDDLRDGRSALAILYYHAFER, from the coding sequence ATGTCCGACGACCTCGCGTGGGACCTGCTCGACAGCCAGACGGCCTACACCTGCCCCGGCTTCGACATCATCAACGAGACAGTCCAGTTGCCGGACGGTACCGAGACGGATTTCGACTACCTCACCGAGAGCGAGAGCGTCGTCATCCTCCCGTTCACCACGGATGGCGAGGTGGTCGTCATCGAGGAGTGGCGCGAACCGGTCAAGCGGGTCAATTTCGGCCTTCCAGCGGGCGGGCTCGAAAGCGAGGACGGCGACACCGCTGCCGCCGTCGAGCGTGAATTGATCGAGGAGACCGGCTACGAAGCGGGCGCTATCGAGCATCTCACGACCGTCGAACCGGCCAACGGCTTGAGCGATATGGTCTTTCACTACTTCGTCGCCGAGGACTGCACGGCGACAGCGGAGCAGAATCTCGACCACAACGAGTCGATCGGCGTGACGACCGCCGACTTCGAGGACCTCGTGGCCGCGATCCGGGAGGACGACCTCAGGGACGGGCGGAGTGCCCTGGCGATTCTGTACTACCACGCCTTCGAGCGATAA
- a CDS encoding SDR family oxidoreductase — MTTTILVTGATGTVGSRVLADLADRDVTVRAALRNPEREQAALPEGVEWVEFDFERPETWGAAFEGVDALFLMRPPAITRVSEAILPAIDAAERVGVEHVVVLSVLGAEKNPILPHRKIEKHVLDTGLDWTFLRPSFFMQNLVQTHHEEIRDGEIVVPAGSGETSFVDAADIAAVAATALAEPGHEGQAYDITGPEALTYHEVARILSEVLDREISYDEPSLIEFVRHSRRQGRDWPFVLVMAGIYTTARVGLAGRVTDDVERLLGRPPRSFREWAEENTEAFESGERNSEAANPTDNDM, encoded by the coding sequence ATGACCACAACGATACTGGTGACGGGCGCGACGGGGACGGTCGGCTCGCGAGTGCTCGCTGATCTCGCCGACAGGGACGTCACCGTGCGCGCCGCACTCCGCAATCCCGAACGCGAGCAAGCGGCCCTACCCGAGGGCGTCGAGTGGGTCGAGTTCGACTTCGAGCGCCCCGAGACGTGGGGCGCGGCGTTCGAAGGCGTCGACGCACTCTTTCTCATGCGCCCGCCAGCGATCACGCGAGTCAGTGAGGCGATCCTTCCGGCGATCGACGCGGCCGAGCGAGTCGGGGTCGAGCACGTCGTCGTCCTGTCGGTCCTCGGAGCCGAGAAGAATCCCATTCTCCCGCACCGCAAGATCGAGAAGCACGTCCTCGACACCGGCCTCGACTGGACGTTCCTCAGGCCCTCCTTCTTCATGCAGAACCTCGTCCAGACCCACCACGAGGAGATCCGCGACGGAGAGATCGTCGTGCCCGCCGGGAGCGGCGAGACGAGTTTCGTCGACGCCGCCGACATCGCCGCGGTCGCCGCCACAGCCCTGGCCGAACCCGGCCACGAGGGCCAGGCCTACGATATCACCGGCCCCGAAGCACTGACCTACCACGAGGTCGCCCGAATCCTCTCCGAGGTGCTCGATCGCGAGATATCCTACGACGAGCCCTCGCTGATCGAGTTCGTCCGCCACTCTCGACGCCAGGGTCGGGACTGGCCGTTCGTGCTCGTGATGGCCGGGATCTACACGACCGCCCGAGTCGGCCTCGCCGGCCGGGTCACCGACGATGTCGAGCGCCTGCTCGGACGCCCACCCAGGTCGTTCCGCGAGTGGGCCGAGGAAAACACGGAGGCCTTCGAATCCGGCGAGAGGAACTCCGAAGCGGCCAATCCCACCGACAACGATATGTGA